In one window of Methanosarcina vacuolata Z-761 DNA:
- a CDS encoding GNAT family N-acetyltransferase — protein sequence MQERDQLKSLVIRETTPQDTQEMLEIFNYYIDNSFAAYLETPVGPEFFKTSHDEGEPNKSEPYPFYVTEEDNRVIGLGALRPYLPFPNFQHTGVLSYFILPEYTRKGQGTKLLDFLCQEAKKKNMKSLLANVSSKNQASLNFHLKHGFAECGRFKDAGTKFGKYFDIVWFQKFLEED from the coding sequence ATGCAGGAAAGAGATCAGCTCAAATCCCTTGTAATAAGAGAGACTACGCCGCAAGATACTCAGGAAATGCTTGAAATCTTTAATTACTATATAGATAATAGTTTTGCAGCCTACCTCGAAACCCCTGTTGGGCCGGAATTTTTCAAGACTTCACACGATGAGGGAGAACCGAATAAAAGTGAACCTTACCCCTTTTATGTAACGGAAGAAGACAACAGAGTGATCGGTCTCGGAGCCCTGAGGCCTTATCTCCCCTTCCCAAACTTCCAGCACACCGGAGTACTCTCATATTTTATCCTGCCAGAATACACAAGAAAGGGCCAGGGAACAAAGCTGCTGGATTTCCTGTGTCAGGAAGCTAAAAAGAAGAATATGAAAAGCCTCCTTGCAAACGTCTCCTCGAAAAACCAGGCCAGCCTGAACTTCCACCTTAAACATGGGTTTGCAGAATGCGGCAGGTTTAAAGATGCAGGAACAAAGTTCGGAAAGTATTTTGATATTGTGTGGTTTCAGAAGTTCCTGGAAGAAGACTGA
- a CDS encoding right-handed parallel beta-helix repeat-containing protein yields the protein MGRIMMYVKGILKIICLIILALHLMTAGSAAANVISVSNNTGQPADFTTIQAAVAAANPGDEIVVKPGIYEENIVINKNISIVSESGNFSDTVVRAADVSQDVFSIWANDVSIKGFGISGSNSAGIHVFEFIECHIENNELFNNSCGIDLYILSSSNTLENNEISNCLTGISIGGGMYNNLSNNSISNCSNGISLFDSSINVLENNTISKNIEGIYLTGESNGNTLAGNTVTLNTKSGLNIYGTSNNLIYNNCFNNTVNVEFEEVSGTNTWNTTKTEGTNIAGGPYLGGNFWAKPDGTTYPEKARDIDLDGIFDSQYNIEGTQFIDYLPLKGLEPVVITVNNSTGPVADFTSIQAAIDNALPGDTILIFPGVYEENVDVYVTNLTLTSQSSSYGDTSGDTIVKAASSLDDVFYIIADGVTIRGLNIIGPVDYPSSGIHLNGVKYCNIESNQLSNNYIDPTSNLFSGNNSSISNNSGSDTGSGIRLDSASNNLLNNNTVSGSGISVLLRDSAENTLLNNSVSGSNYGIWVDSSNNNTLEGNILSNNKIGAYLKVSSGNVLNNSKVSGSINSGINLWDSVENTLSNSTASNNSVSIVLRNSSANLLSNNTVSDSNYGLWLYSSSNDNKLNDNRALNNQIGIYVKTSSGNVLTGNTALDSTVSGISVWEATKNALINNEASNNYVSIYLQNSSENAFSNNSASDSNYGMWIAYSSNNNLSENDVSNNKFGFYLKNSSDNRLSGNQANSNSRHGIYLGSSRSNILDSNRVTSNSEYGLFLLDSGSNSIYNNYFSNVNNIYLQGSNAGTRLNTTLTPAKNIVGGTYLGGNFWGTPKGDGFSQTHADKNGDGICDAAYTVNTEGIDYLPLADSRVTI from the coding sequence ATGGGGCGTATTATGATGTATGTAAAAGGAATCTTGAAAATTATTTGTTTAATAATTCTCGCACTTCACCTGATGACTGCAGGAAGTGCAGCAGCTAATGTGATTTCTGTAAGTAACAACACTGGTCAGCCTGCAGATTTTACTACCATCCAGGCGGCTGTAGCTGCTGCAAATCCAGGAGATGAAATAGTTGTCAAACCCGGTATTTATGAGGAGAATATTGTAATTAATAAGAACATATCTATTGTTTCCGAGTCTGGAAATTTCTCCGATACTGTAGTCCGGGCAGCCGACGTTTCTCAAGATGTCTTCAGTATCTGGGCAAACGACGTAAGCATTAAAGGTTTTGGCATAAGTGGGTCCAATTCCGCAGGTATTCATGTTTTTGAATTTATTGAATGTCACATTGAAAACAATGAATTGTTCAATAACAGCTGCGGTATCGATCTATATATACTGAGCTCAAGCAATACGCTTGAGAATAATGAAATTTCAAACTGTCTGACCGGGATTAGTATTGGCGGCGGCATGTACAATAATTTGAGCAATAATTCAATCTCAAATTGCAGTAATGGAATTTCACTTTTTGACTCCTCTATCAATGTCCTGGAGAATAATACAATTTCTAAAAACATAGAAGGTATTTATCTTACAGGCGAATCAAACGGCAACACTCTGGCAGGTAATACTGTAACCCTCAATACGAAATCAGGACTGAATATTTACGGAACTTCAAACAATCTGATTTATAATAACTGTTTCAATAATACGGTAAACGTAGAGTTTGAAGAAGTTTCGGGAACAAATACCTGGAACACAACTAAAACCGAGGGTACCAACATAGCTGGCGGCCCTTACCTGGGAGGCAATTTCTGGGCAAAACCTGATGGGACTACATATCCTGAAAAAGCCAGGGACATTGACCTTGACGGAATATTTGATTCCCAGTATAATATCGAAGGCACCCAGTTCATAGATTATCTTCCCCTTAAAGGATTAGAGCCGGTAGTGATTACTGTAAATAATAGTACAGGACCGGTTGCGGATTTTACGTCTATCCAGGCGGCAATAGACAACGCACTCCCTGGTGACACAATCCTTATTTTCCCGGGAGTCTATGAAGAAAATGTCGACGTCTACGTAACGAATTTGACTCTGACCTCCCAATCTTCCAGTTATGGGGACACCAGTGGGGACACTATTGTCAAGGCAGCCAGCAGTCTGGATGATGTTTTCTATATTATTGCGGATGGAGTGACAATTCGCGGGTTGAATATAATCGGGCCTGTAGACTACCCCAGTTCAGGCATCCATCTTAATGGAGTTAAGTACTGTAATATCGAAAGCAACCAGCTCTCTAACAATTACATAGATCCTACTTCAAACCTTTTCAGTGGGAACAATTCCTCTATTAGCAATAACTCAGGGTCGGATACAGGGTCCGGGATCCGTCTTGATTCTGCCAGCAACAATCTCCTGAACAATAATACAGTCTCAGGGAGCGGAATTTCGGTTCTCCTGCGTGATTCCGCGGAAAATACGCTTCTCAATAATTCGGTATCCGGTAGTAACTACGGTATCTGGGTGGATTCTTCTAACAATAATACACTGGAAGGAAATATTCTGTCAAACAATAAAATCGGGGCCTATCTGAAAGTTTCCAGCGGAAACGTACTTAACAACAGTAAGGTATCAGGCAGCATAAACTCTGGTATCAATCTGTGGGATTCTGTGGAAAATACATTAAGCAATTCCACAGCCTCGAATAACAGTGTTTCTATCGTTCTGAGAAATTCCAGCGCAAACCTGCTCAGTAATAACACGGTGTCGGATAGCAATTATGGTTTATGGCTGTACTCTTCGAGTAATGATAATAAGCTGAACGACAACAGGGCATTAAATAACCAGATCGGTATCTATGTAAAGACATCAAGTGGAAATGTTCTTACAGGCAATACTGCGTTAGACAGCACCGTGTCCGGAATCAGTGTCTGGGAAGCGACCAAAAACGCGTTAATTAATAATGAAGCCTCGAACAATTATGTCTCCATTTATCTGCAGAATTCCAGCGAAAATGCGTTTTCCAACAACTCGGCCTCAGACAGCAATTACGGGATGTGGATTGCCTATTCCAGTAACAACAACCTGAGTGAGAATGACGTATCGAATAACAAATTCGGTTTCTATTTGAAAAATTCCAGCGATAACAGGTTGTCAGGTAACCAGGCAAATTCAAACTCCAGGCATGGGATCTATCTGGGTTCTTCCAGGAGTAATATCCTGGACAGTAACAGGGTTACTTCAAACTCGGAGTATGGGCTTTTCCTTCTTGATTCGGGAAGCAACTCGATTTATAATAACTATTTCAGCAACGTAAACAATATTTATCTGCAAGGTTCTAACGCAGGTACGAGATTGAATACAACCCTGACACCGGCAAAGAATATTGTTGGTGGAACTTACCTTGGTGGGAATTTCTGGGGTACTCCAAAAGGAGACGGCTTCAGCCAGACCCATGCAGATAAGAACGGAGATGGTATCTGTGATGCAGCTTATACCGTGAATACAGAGGGTATTGATTATCTGCCTCTTGCAGATTCTCGTGTCACAATCTAA
- a CDS encoding ABC transporter ATP-binding protein: protein MHEIEIVGEGLEVSNKPEKEDNKLNWGNEDQKIILQVENLSKTYFQGKIPVHALRCACITVRKGELLAIMGPSGSGKSTLLALIGTLEKATDGKIILDGTDLTSVPEKLLPRVRREKIGFIFQHYNLIPTLSALENVELSMRFSRVPKKERGGRARKLLEELGLGDRLSHKPSELSGGEQQRVSIARALANKPAVILADEPTGEVDSKTRDSIVRVFKELSEKGQTILVVTHDPEVAKECSRVLRITDGVIKD, encoded by the coding sequence GAAAAAGAAGATAATAAGCTTAATTGGGGTAACGAAGACCAGAAAATCATACTTCAGGTTGAAAACCTTTCCAAAACCTATTTCCAGGGCAAAATCCCTGTCCATGCCCTCCGCTGCGCCTGCATAACTGTAAGAAAAGGGGAACTTCTTGCGATAATGGGGCCCTCAGGTTCCGGAAAATCTACTCTCCTCGCTCTTATAGGCACACTTGAAAAAGCAACTGACGGTAAAATAATTCTTGATGGGACAGACCTTACATCTGTGCCTGAAAAACTGCTTCCCCGCGTGAGAAGAGAAAAAATAGGCTTTATTTTCCAGCACTATAACCTTATCCCTACACTTTCTGCACTTGAAAACGTTGAGCTTTCCATGCGCTTTTCCAGAGTGCCCAAAAAAGAAAGAGGAGGCAGGGCCAGAAAGCTGCTCGAAGAACTTGGCCTTGGAGACCGACTTTCCCATAAGCCTTCGGAATTATCAGGAGGAGAACAACAGAGAGTTTCTATTGCCAGGGCACTTGCGAATAAGCCGGCGGTTATTCTGGCTGATGAACCTACAGGTGAGGTGGATAGCAAGACAAGGGATTCAATTGTGCGGGTCTTCAAAGAATTGAGCGAAAAAGGGCAGACGATTCTTGTTGTAACGCACGACCCTGAGGTTGCAAAGGAGTGCTCGAGGGTGCTCAGGATTACGGACGGGGTCATTAAAGATTAA